A segment of the Phoenix dactylifera cultivar Barhee BC4 chromosome 15, palm_55x_up_171113_PBpolish2nd_filt_p, whole genome shotgun sequence genome:
ACTTCATTGTCAAAGTAAAGCTCCAAAAACTTCTGTACTAGACATCTTATCTAAACTAGCAATGACTCCGACCTCATTAACTTGCATAGCGTACGCGTTATGGGTGAATATGCATTAGAGGATGCCATCAAACTTTGCTTCCGACTCTTTCATAACATGATATAGCTGTATCAAATGTGCAAAATTCATGATAATGTATGTTTGAGCAGACGATATTAGAATGATAATGTATGGCTAAAGGCAATGTTAGAAATGAAATGAAAAATGCATAACCCTTTGCCGTTCATTTAAAAAAATGGGACTTACAAGTATCAAGTCTGCAGACTAGGAAGTGTGTTTTGAAGTCTGTATTAAGGAGAAGAGTGCTATTTCTCTAGCCTCTCTTTGGTATAAATTTTGAGAGATGTAGTCACTAGATCTCAATTGGAATGATAAGAAGATTCTTTTATTGTGAGATTTAACTTTTACAGAAAATACGAGAGAGGCCTTGACCCTTTTTTTAATGCTTGAGCTCTCCTGTAGTTGTTTATCGTGAGTCTAGAAGAATGGAACATATTAAAAGAAGGTAGTATCTACATTTATGATTTTTGTATGAATTTAAGGATTTTATTATCTTTCTAAGTTGTACAAACTTGATAACACAAGCATATTATATCTTCTCTAAATTTCAACATATCAAAATATAAACATAACTTAGCACTTTTAATGGGGAAAAATTGGAGGATTTGTGAACATGAATTATGAGAGTCCAAGCAACTTCTACCAAGTGACATTGTTTACCATTTAACTACCGTATTTTCTTGTTGGATGTAGAAACAAAATTTGTGAAAAACTTTAGATGCAAACCAATCTTGACATTCAGGAGATAAATTTTAGTAGAATAGTCATATTTAAGAATTTTCTATAATATTGTACAATTTGAATTTTTGAGCTAAGTTTTATGCTAAATTAGCTGTATGACTATAATCATCCGATGTTAATATGGACGCTTTTAATCAAAACATGTTTAGTTTAACACCGTCTTAAGTGATGTTGTCAATTTTATAGAATCATGGGCAGCAAGTAATGCTAACTTTCAGTAGCATACACCAATACATGTAAACACAAATAATGACATAAAAATGTATCACCATATTTGGCCATTTCAGGGTTGTGGCATCAGTTTCCTTTAGACACCTTGATATAGTGCTTGAGTCATATGGTTTAATTAATACTGTCATGTAGAATCAGGTCtactttctttgtttatttccCTTTAAAGTAGAGTGTCATGTAACTAAAGGATTTTAAATCAATGAGCATGTTGAGTGTTATGCATAGATTAGTAAGTAGGGTTTTAAATATGCTCGTCATGTTGCTTTTCACCACTAAAATCCatgcaaaacaagaaaaaagctTTTTAAGTGCAAATAAATATACCAAAATGTTACCAACTTCATGTTAAACTTTTCATAAGGACAAGTAGTCAGCAGGTGGTTTTCATGGAATCATTGTCAGACTTCAATTACTTTCTGAACTATGAGGCAAATGGTTATCTTCTGACATCCATTGTTATGactaaataattttattaagtTATGCATCTGGTGGACTTTTTCTTTACATCTCTTAGCATCCAAATCTTATATTGTTATGCAAACCCAGGTTATCCTTTTTCAGTTCAGACCTTACCTTGTATAATTTgatcttcataaaaaaaaaaaaactaatgtttttcttttggttaTGCAGGAGGAGTTTGACACTTATGATCATAATGTCAATTGGTTTCTCAAATTACAATTTCTTAAGAAAAGATCCAAAATCATCGAGATTGTTGCAGCAAaggatgttatatttgctcttgCACAATCGGGCCTCTGTGCTGCTTTTAGTCGGAGTAAGCCTTCTGCATTTGCAATTATAGTCGAAACTTGAGATCAATCtgatcattattttattttgtgttCTTCTATTGACAGCAACAAACAAACGTATTTGCTTCTTGAACATCAGCCCAGATGAAGTGATTAGAAGTCTCTTTTATAATAAGAACAACGATTCACTTATCACAGTGTCAGTTTATGCATCGGACCACTTCAGTTCCTTGAAATGCAggacaactccaatagagtaaGAAGCTTAATTCATGCACTGTGAACAAAAGATTTGATatgaatttattttttcttcattgGCTTCATGCTTTACCCAAGGTTCGTGAAAAAAGTATGTTTCCCATGTTTATCTTGATTGTTTCATGGTCACATAAAACCATGTACTCGTTCATCTACTGAACGATGGATTAGACTTTAGACCCAGGACTTAACTCATATTGGCACctaaaaattcaaatctttCTAGTTAAAGAAGTTGTTGAACAAAccaattttaaaagttttaacaaCTAGTTTCCTTGTCAAAATTCATCTAACGAGATATTTGATTTGTAAACTAGGTTGCTTTCATagaaataatttgataatgtctTCCTCTCGCACCCCCGCCTCCTCTCTTTGTTGGCCTTGCTCGTGACTTTTATGTTTGCAAACTTGTCTTTGTTTGctaaaataatttgataatgtctTCCACTCGcaccccctcctctctctctttgttgGCCTTGCTCGTGACTTTTATTTTGCAAACTTGTCTTTGTTTGCTATCTATATCTTGATTGATATGTAGTAATAGAGTTTTAGCCATAAGCTTTACATTAGTAGACAGTTCAAACTATATGTGATACTTGTGGATCTCGACTTGAAATATGTCTGGAAATTTTGGTTGGAAAATTGATGGAACTATATATTCATAGTAACTGCTATTTCTGTGATGCTGAGCAACTATTTATTGCGACCCAAAATTTTAGTGCTACCAAGCAATCCATATTAGAATCTTGAAGTTGAGAAGCTGTAGTGCTGCCAGTTTTTGACCCTTGAAAAAATTTCTTGCAGGTACATCAGGAGGAATCAGTTAAATGCTGGATTCCCTCTTTTTGAAACGGAGTCTCTTAAGTGGCCTGGTTTTGTTGAATTTGATGATGTAAATGGCAAAGTACTAACATATTCGGCTCAGGATGGGTAAGCTACCTTCTTTTCTGGTTGTTCGACTTGTTCTTTTTATGATTTAGATAATCAGTGATTTTGTATTTGCAGCATCTACAAGGTCTTTGACCTAAAGAACTACAACTTTTTGTACTCAATATCGGATAATAATGTGCAGGAGATAAAAATCaggtccttttcttctttcttaaaAATAGGTCTTTTGTGGTTCATCATTGGCTTAGGTCGATATGTATCTCCTCTCACATCTTAATCTCTAGATAACACTTTGCAATGGCAGTCCAGGAATCATGCTGTTAATATTCCAGAGAACTCCTGGTTATGTTCCATTGAAGATACTCTCAATCGAAGATGGAACAGTTTTAAAATCTTTCAATCACTTATTGCATCGCAATAAGAAGGTTGACTTTATTGAGCAGTTCAATGAGAAGCTTTtggtcaagcaagaaaatgagaaccTCCAGATTCTTGATGTAATCAGATCTAGCTTTTCCCTACAGTTCATTTTAACACCTATGTTATTCTTTTAGCAATCTTCAAACTGCTGAACAGGTGAGGAATTCCGAGTTAACGGAAGTTAGCAGGACTGAGTTCATGACTCCTTCAGCATTCATCTTTCTGTATGAGAATCATCTTTTCTTGACATTCCGAAACAGGACGGTTGCTGTATGGAATTTCCGTGGAGAGCTGGTCACCTCCTTTGAAGACCATTTGCTGTGGCATCCTGATTGTAATACCAATAACATCTACATCACCAGTGACCAGGATCTGATAATCTCCTACTGCAAAGCTGAGGAAGGGTGTGAAGATGATGGGGAAGGTACATTATTTTCATGTTACAATTTAAAAATTGTATTTTTCAGCTACATTTTATGCAGCTTCATTAATTTTTTGTAGAATCTCATCCAAGGAATGGCCTCCTTTGCAGTTTCTGCTGTTGGCTCCATCAACATGAGCAACATCTTAACAGGAAAGTGCATTGCCAAGATAtgtgcaagtgatcctgcaCTCCAGATCAGTCCTCGTAGGAGAGGTGACGCTGGCCGATCTTCTATCCGGAGCACCGTCCGGGAAGCACTTGAAGATGTAACAGCTTTGTTCTATGATGAGGATAGGAATGAGATCTATACTGGCAACAAGCAAGGTTTGATACATGTGTGGTCTAATTAACCCTCTGATGATTGGAGTGGATCTCTGGGATTAACTTACctgtattatatatattatgattCCAGAGATAGGCTTCATTTCATATCTTGCTGTATGTTTGCCTGGTATATGACTTAGGTGTTTTGCCCTGCCAATTCATGGTGTATATTTGTTATAGTTTTTATAGCATAAAATGTATGGCAGATAATCTGAATCTGAAGTGTGGTGCCGCTGCTAGTAAAAGTTTGCATTTTTCGCCCCCTTTTGTTATATAATATTGGATGTTTAACATAATGTATTTTAAGTAGGATATTGATCAATTCTTTCCTTGGTCCTAGAGAGAGCCCCTATCATTTAAATTGATTGATTCCTGTTGAAAGATATTTGTGTGCACTTCAGGTGCATGCTTTAGAAGATTGAAAATGCTACCAAATCACAAGCATACCTTGTGTCCTGCATGTATGATTCAGGGGGCAGGATGCGGGAATATCTGTGGtctttaattataaaaatattcagGGAAAGTGAAGGGCTGTAATTGTCTTGTTGTTGTTGGGGATAAAGATAGAAGTGGAATTATATCTATTAGATTTCTGCTTACTTTATTTCCTAAGGAATAGGTTTATTGGGATTCTTTCTTAATTGCATTGTGCTTCCATTAGAGATATTAATTATATCctctctcttggaagaggcTAACATTTACccgaaagaaaaggaaaagcttaCAGAGGATATTTTGGTTAAAAAGGGTCCAGCGACAGAATCTTCTCTCATTGTAAATAAGGTACGTCTGGATAAATTTCTTATAGGTTTTTGGGTCTCATTCATTTCAGTTTTTTGAATATCATATCTTAGTCTCAACAGCTGTactgagaaaaaataaaataaactactTTGTTGGTGGCCGTATGGAAGTTAGCAGTCATTCCAATATATGTTTTTCTAAGTGTATTCACGACAAGAATCTGAATCACGCATTAAGATGGCTTTGAAAATGAATAAAATAGCCAAGGCTTTGGCTTCCTTCCGGGCAAGGCGCAGTTAGAGTGGATGCACCTTCAGCGGTTTTGTGTCCATGGGCAGGAGACCTCACCATTGTGGATTCACTAGTCCATCATTTCTAGTTCTGGGAACAGAGATCTTTCGGCATTAGCATCTGGTGAGTCCGCATGAAACCTAATCAAATGGAGTGGCTCGCAAGCCACACCAACAATTTAGCTCGTATCGTAAAGCTCTTGTGATTCCTGTTATAAGAATATAATTTAATACATTTagaatacttaatagattaaaCACTTATTcatgataaataaataagacCACCTCATCAAAAGATATTACTTGCCAAGTTTCACAAAATTATTTATAAGAATAGCCCAACATCAATCAATTAGCTATACAACAACAAGTGATGAAATGTACTTTTGATAATTACATATTAGTTCCTAGAAACAATCTAAAGTTTAAACAAATGAGCTCTTATGGACATCAAAAAGTAAACAGAATAAGCAGTCAAAGCTAATTATCTCAATATACAGGACGAAGTACAATTGcacttaaaaatttaaaacaaaaatataagatATTAATAATCTTCTCAGTGATTaactatataaaaattaattttgatgttcACCAGTCACCACGCCTAAAGAAAAGGCATAGATGTAGCAGCCCAGCCCAGACCTTGGGCATACGGGACGACCTGAAAAGGCCGGGCCCAATTAGCATTGACCATGCTTGTTGCATGTGGGGGATGGAGTAGACTCTCAACTAGAGTCTTTTTCCTCCTCCGATCTCGCTAGACTCCAAGAGTCCTAGGGCGAGTTGAGTTTATCCAAAACCTAGGTAATCATCTATTTCAGGCGACCTCCTTTGAGTTGCACCATCGGAATCGCCAAAGATCACTCGGATTTCAAGCTCTTCTTTTCGATTTTCTTCCTCCAATTGTTGCCGGTTCGAGATAAGAGTCCTTTATCTATTTCTCTGGTGTCTTAGCCTTCGTTCATCACAATTTGAGCCGGCAAGTTGCCAAAAACCCTTGTTTCGACATTCTTCTTTCAAGTTTTGCCGCTGCCGGCCGTCAAGATTGCCTGGGTTTTGCCACCCCCAAAGATCTCCATGTTTGTGCGACGGTCTGTGGAATCGGCCATGATCTAGGCCGATTTTTATCGATTTATTCTTgatgttttttttcctcttttcttgcgTCAGTCAACCATCATCGCTGGCGATGCTGCAGTTGAAGGACTGCCCTTGGCCGCCGCCACTGGAGCTCGACTACCTTGGGCTGCCACCCCCTGATTcgaagaagaggagggagagatcgactctcccctattttggggaagaagaagagagcctctcttctttctctctcctctctcctctcctctctgtctcttttggttttcacttcctctatttctctctctttgcaTGGTTCTTTTGACCTAGTAGGAAGGTCCCAGATGTTATCATTATGGACCTAAGTTGACCCTAGTAGAGGATCCTGAACTAGTGTTGCTGCAACCACTCATTGCGCTAGCCGTAACCCAACCATTGTCGAGCACCGTTGAACTCTATTATCATTAGTCTTTATTGTGTTAACTGTATCATGGTCTGATTCTTATTTTATAAGTCAACTAGTCTGATAGGCTAAAGCGGACCGATCTAGATTGTCAGCCGCTACTATCTAATCGACTCTATCATTTTTTCACCCCGACTGTTGTTAGCCACCATTGGATCCATAATTGATAACCCTTGatctattatctttttcttgattGGACATATGTTTCTTGATCAGATGGATTAAGTTATGTTATGCTGACTGATTCAATCAATTGGGCGTTGTCATCTAGTTGGCCTCGTATATTTTTCTATATGAATCTATTTTCATAGTCAACCTTGATTTTGTATGGGGCTATAGCCATTCAGACTGAAAGAAGTCCAACAAGATATTATACTTTAGTTTCTAAATTGAGgcaattatttatatttaattttttaattaaaaaaataaatatttgggtAATTCAAATATTAGAACTCTAAAATTAGGTAATTACTGAATAATTGATTCATTAATATAGCGAGCGATTGATAAGGGATAAGTTGGCGTTATATTGCTATTAAATTGATTATGTTAGGTGTGGATTGGTAGCGTTGTAGCTGTGTTGGATTGTGATAAAGGTAAAAATGCCCATACCGACAAATTTGGTTTGACATGTGATggcatattttatatgattttcaatacaAATATATTCGTATGGTTATTATACGTATCATATATTGAAAACATGAATTTGTGAATAAACATACCTTGAATTTGAGAGAAATTCATTGTATAAGTGAAAACTGATTCAACAAAAGTAACATATAAATCAGACGGACAAGATATAGTTTGGTCTAACCTCGTGATAGATAGCCTTTACGAgtttatgcgtgggatagcctccacaggCTTACGCATAGAATAGCGCCCATAGTTGACGCATGGGGATAGCCTCCATGAGCTTATACATGGGATAGCCTCCATgggcttatgcgtaggatagcacCCATGGGCTGACACATGGGGATAGCTTTCACGAGATTATGCATGAAATAGAGTACACGGGCTGGCGCATGGAATTTTCTCAGTCTTGGACTAAGTCATAATTTTAGTTAGTCCAAAGCCATGGAAATTAAGTTAATGAGAAACGAATAACATGACATAAGAAATTGTTGTTGAACAATTGgttatatttgatatatatatatatatatatatatatataatatgtatgtatgtatatgcttTTTTGAAAAGTTGATAATGAGAACTTATGTGCATGTTATTTGAATGAGCTTTCCGAGTATTGatatgatatttattttatttgatattgctaattgattatttttttagtaCTCATGATGTAGTGATTccagattcttactgggctataAAACTCACTACCcgatttctttctctttttcagaGTTGCAGGTTACGTAATACTTGGCTATGGTCGAGATCATATGGAAAAGGGATGAATAGATAGAACATCACTAATACTGAttggatgattaaattttgtaattggatcAGTTTTGTTGAATCATTGTGAATTgagattattttttattacGAATATTGAGGTTGTGATCAATTTTCAAGCCTTGCATATCCTCATGGGTTTTACCTTAGGGTGTATGCAGCCGTGTCACATGCCCGGACCCGAGTGTTGAGTTTGGGGCAAATTTCTAGATTTAACAAGAACACTATAAAAGCTAACAAATTCTCAAATCAAGTCTGCAATTCTTATCACCGAAACTCCTGAGTGCCTCTCTGTTTATGATGCTGTCCAAGTTTCTGCATTTCCACCATCTCTCCACATCAGACATTCAATGATGAGTTCTTTTACATTCAGTGACATGTGCATGCGTGCAGGCAAGCATCATTCATATGCATAAGCACGTAAGCCCATGTGCATACACAAACAATTACATGTATAAATGTATGGATGGATAGACATCACCTATCTACATGCAAACATATGGACGTATAAGCATATATACATAGGTAAATGCGTTCATATATGCCTGTGTATACAAAGTTTGTTGCATACACAAATTGaagatgtgtatatatatgcatatgtatacaAACTGCAAATGGCTGATTAACCAAATGATTCCAACATATCAATGGACTACAACATAACTACAGCAATCAGCATCACATTGCTCCCAAGTCCTCAGAAACATGTCATCATTCAcgaatgtaattactttttcgGACATGCCAATTTAAAGGACATGCAGCAAATTAGCTATGCAAATAACTAGCACTGCAGTTGTGAACTTGGGCACATTAAGCATCAATTTATTACAAAAAATCCATATTTTCAACCCCTAGCAATTTGATATGACAACCAAATTCATATATAGAATACCAAGTCTAATCCAACTTAACCCCAAAAGTAATGCTATACACTAATCCATATCAAGGCTGATAATTATGCCgtatcttattttctttatagcAAGCAACCATAAAAACGATGTAAAATTTTCCCATAAACCCTATTAAGAGATTTATCTCATGTATCAATGTAGAGCAAAAACTACAAGAATTCCATCccgttttaaataataatattttcaaTACCAAAAACTTATCACTTTGTTTAATTCTAATTAATCAACCGTACAAGCCCATCAAAACCCAGCGGAGGGCACATATCTCAATGGCCAGGGTCGCTCCTCTGATGGTTCAGATGGGAACTCCCAAGAAATGGCTTGGAGTGAATGTCTGGAGTTGAGCAATAATGATCTAAACTTAAAATCAATCTTATATAAATTGATGGTAAGTAAGCGCATGTCTTCTGTTTTACTTCTATATCTATAGGGAATTTGATATTTCAAGTTTTTATTCCAGGTCATAAGGCAACAAACGTTTCTCAGATTACAAAGTAACCCAGCCCAGAGTCTAACAGGGGAACTAAGCCTAGAGTAATCTGTAGcataatagtttttttttttgaaaaaacatCATAATACACCATACTTTTTTAGAAATGTTTTCACCTGATCTAACTGAGTGCTTGTAGGGGACATGGGATCACCATCATTTGCAACTACTTgattgtttcctttttcttttttttttgctaaagcagaTGTATCATTCATGACggatacgaatacacccaaaaaGGTCAAAAGATAACATGTCCTGGAGCGCTCCAAATAATTCCTCCTCCCCAGCCAAAGAGTCTCTCCAGAATGGTTGACCACGTAAAAGCTAGGCTATCTAGTCTGTTGCCTCGTTGGCCTCTCGGTACACATGTTTTGCCTGAATGACAATCCCCCCATACCAAAGCCCGAATGTCCCTGAGCAGCGGGTGGCTGTCGTCCCCCACCAACACTTTACTAGATCTAGCCAATAATTTTCGCCGAATCGCCCTCCAGCACTATAGCGCATGCATACACCCTAAGGCAAAGCCCagagcttaaaaaaaaaactcttcttaAATCCTTGGTCACAAACAAGTTATCAGTTGGAGTTTCATGAACCAGGTTGGTTcttgattattatttttttcaatctaAAATATGGATGTTACCTGTTTCTTGCTTCTTAGCACCCCTAGCCAATTCTTTCCCGCAAAGCGAGCTTTCACGTTTGGGCTTTCCAGAGTCATCCTCAGCATCTCTTCCTGGCTTCCTGCTATAATCCATTTCAAGTTTTCAACTTGGTAAAGCCCAAGCACAAATTCTGCTGATCTTTTAATACAAGTCACTAGAATCCAAACTTAATTAAGTTGGTGATTATTGGTATATttcatttaatataaatatatcacCTATTTCTAGTTGCAAAACACTGGAACACAAAACTCTCTTTCAAATACTGAACCTTCACCTTCTGAGTTTCCTCAAGGGAGATAGAACCCTTTTTTGATTAGAGTAGGAGATATTTACGAATACGAGCAGGAGAAATTGCATCCGTTTCAGCGTGGAAACATGTGTATCAAGGGAGGTAGAACCTTCATAAGATTCCTATGGCTATCCACGTTCTTTTCGGAGCATAAGTCTTCACAAGTTTTCGACATTCTCCATAAGATTGCCCGTTAAGTTGGTACATAAAAGCAATAAACTTTTGGCGGATGGCAACAATAGCTGAAGCGGAGAGCTTTCGTATCCTATTGCCAACATAAGAGCATGGGACTAGTTTTGCTGTCCAACTACAAGCCATAGAACCAAATGCAAtgcaaggaaagaaaagaaagtgaaCGGTACTGTACTTGACGCATAGTTTAATGTAAGATGACTCGAACACATTAAAAAATATTGATGGATACAACAACCATCCACTCGCTCACATGCATGGTTTAAATCATCATCCATCCGGCACCAGAACCATATCCCTGGAAAAGTAATCatgaatatattttttgaattttctgtacCAGTTTTGTTTCCTATTGCAATGATATcatgaatatattttattagCAAAGATGCAAGATGCttttaactctctctctctctctctctctctctctgtttccctttctctcaCACACTCGCACACACATGCGCATGCACTCAGGCATGCGCAAATGTGCATGTATACCCGCTGCAGCATGAGCATGCAAGCAGATGCGGTCAAAAGAAGGCAATGTTTCATTCATAGCGTTGATGCCTCGTCAAAAACTACAAGGCCAATTACTTTAAACTGCTCTCAGAACGCCAGAAAAATTAATCTTCTTCCATAGAAGAGCATAATGTAATACATTTTAGTGCACACCATATCACTGAAATGCAGGACTCACATTTGAGTACGAGgccaatatatatatttgtgagGCTGCAACTATTTTTGCTGCCTGATCACTTAACCTAGATGATACTGTAATTTCCAAGAGAATTAAGAGAGACAGatatagaattatttttttttagcaaaaaggAACAGGAAAAAGGATACACTTGCTAGTACAATTCAAACCAATATCATACTATTCCCACGTCCAAACTGTAAAACTAGACCATTAATTAAAGGAGCTTCAAAGTACAATCTAGATCACCACCAGAGCAAAATAACCATGCAAAAGAGTCCTTGGGTAATGGCCATACTGCCGTCGAATGAGCTCAATCTCTTAGAGGCCAACAGGGTAGCGGTCGGCGCAGCCGAGCCAGGGGCTCCGGCTGGGCGGCCGGACCCGGCGCATCGCCCGCCAGACGGCACTGTTACATTTGAAACCCGAGCCGAACGCCAGCTGCCACACGCGGTCGCCGCGCCGCACCCGGCCCTTGGCCTCGAGGTAGGCGAGCTCGTACCAAATGCTGCTGCTCGACGTGTTGCCGAAGCGGTGGAGGACGGCGCGCGACGCCTCCATGTGGCGGTCGCTGAGCTCGAGGTTCCTCTGGAGCTCATCGAGCACGGCCTTGCTGGCTGCATGCATGCAGAAATGCTCGAAGGCGAGCTTGTAGTCGGGGATGTATGGCTTGGagtcggaggaggaggaggaggagcggcGGCGGAAGAGGAGGGCGGCGAAGAAGAGGAGTTGCTCGGAGAAGGGGAGGACGAGGGGGCCGAGGGTGGTGATGTTGGTCTTGAGGGCGTGGCCGCCGACTTCCATGAGGTCCCGGCTGATGGATAAGCCCTTGATCCTTTGCTCATCctcctcctggtacacacaCCTGTGTCGACATTCAGGTTTAAACTTCTAACTAATATTTGGTAATTGAATATTATCAGCTAAGTTTTAAGCTCTTCGGATCATCCGACTGTCTAACGCCCAGTGGAGAAGCACAACAAATGTAGCATCAGAATCCGTATTAATATGGGATGCATgcgaaaaaaacaaacaaactcaTAAATCTCTATCTGTGCTTTAGAGGGTGGAACAGTCATTTAGTTTCATATTATAGGTGACGTGGATCCTTCGCAACGTATTATagtactatttttaattttaacagCCATCACATCATTCATCTTAAAGGTAGACAATTATCGCttgcataaagcacaagttatgTATGGTACCAGACGTGATAGTTTGAATTTtcttcaaaatggataatacgGTGGCCATCCAGATTCGTATCATGCAAAAAGCATAATTAAGTTGGGTTTAGGGACAAAATCCAGATTCAGTAGTTGAATTGTGCGGCCGCAATTGACATATATCATGGGAGAAGATGAAAATTGTGGACAAAATTTGCAGATCCTATGTGCTATGGACCAGT
Coding sequences within it:
- the LOC103714813 gene encoding uncharacterized protein LOC103714813 isoform X1: MENHKKSLLRLRLRVTAKKRGRDPGSSGGASRKLRERDCVNSVRKLQRREIGGLPRMARGASSNAPEKFRNIQLQEEFDTYDHNVNWFLKLQFLKKRSKIIEIVAAKDVIFALAQSGLCAAFSRTTNKRICFLNISPDEVIRSLFYNKNNDSLITVSVYASDHFSSLKCRTTPIEYIRRNQLNAGFPLFETESLKWPGFVEFDDVNGKVLTYSAQDGIYKVFDLKNYNFLYSISDNNVQEIKISPGIMLLIFQRTPGYVPLKILSIEDGTVLKSFNHLLHRNKKVDFIEQFNEKLLVKQENENLQILDVRNSELTEVSRTEFMTPSAFIFLYENHLFLTFRNRTVAVWNFRGELVTSFEDHLLWHPDCNTNNIYITSDQDLIISYCKAEEGCEDDGEVSAVGSINMSNILTGKCIAKICASDPALQISPRRRGDAGRSSIRSTVREALEDVTALFYDEDRNEIYTGNKQGLIHVWSN
- the LOC103714813 gene encoding uncharacterized protein LOC103714813 isoform X2, whose amino-acid sequence is MENHKKSLLRLRLRVTAKKRGRDPGSSGGASRKLRERDCVNSVRKLQRREIGGLPRMARGASSNAPEKFRNIQLQEEFDTYDHNVNWFLKLQFLKKRSKIIEIVAAKDVIFALAQSGLCAAFSRTTNKRICFLNISPDEVIRSLFYNKNNDSLITVSVYASDHFSSLKCRTTPIEYIRRNQLNAGFPLFETESLKWPGFVEFDDVNGKVLTYSAQDGIYKVFDLKNYNFLYSISDNNVQEIKISPGIMLLIFQRTPGYVPLKILSIEDGTVLKSFNHLLHRNKKVDFIEQFNEKLLVKQENENLQILDVIRSSFSLQFILTPMLFF